One genomic segment of Flagellimonas marinaquae includes these proteins:
- a CDS encoding DUF4835 family protein — MRNILFVIFLLFAVLRTYSQELNCQVTVNSDQVGQTNQQIFRTLERSLNDFVNKTKWTNRVYRENERVNARMFITVTQYESDRFEANIQIQSTRPVFNTSYESPVFNYKDNAFNFQYQEFQPLVYNPNSFDSNLVAVISYYVYVMLGLDADTFSLEGGNDFYRRAQNIVTQAQSSSYSGWSQETGDRSRFELVDNLLSNSFREYRIAMYNYHRKGLDILADNNSTGKQIIMGSLRLFETLISRRPNAFLIQTFFDAKSEEIQNIFSDGPKVDVVKLKETLNKVAPFYSSTWNEIKY; from the coding sequence ATGCGTAACATACTTTTTGTCATTTTTCTTTTGTTTGCTGTCTTAAGGACCTATTCACAGGAACTCAATTGTCAGGTGACTGTAAACTCGGACCAAGTAGGGCAGACCAATCAGCAGATATTCAGGACACTGGAGCGTTCGCTCAATGATTTTGTGAATAAGACCAAATGGACGAATAGGGTGTACAGGGAAAACGAACGGGTCAATGCCCGTATGTTCATCACGGTTACCCAATACGAATCGGACCGTTTCGAGGCCAATATCCAAATACAGTCCACCAGACCGGTGTTCAATACATCTTACGAAAGCCCTGTTTTTAATTACAAGGACAATGCCTTTAATTTTCAATATCAGGAATTTCAGCCTTTGGTATACAACCCAAACTCATTCGATTCCAATTTGGTTGCGGTAATTTCGTATTATGTTTATGTTATGTTGGGTTTGGATGCCGATACTTTTTCTTTGGAAGGGGGCAACGATTTTTATCGTAGGGCGCAGAATATCGTAACTCAGGCACAAAGCTCCAGTTATAGTGGATGGAGTCAAGAAACCGGGGATAGGAGCCGTTTTGAACTTGTGGACAATCTTTTGAGCAATTCTTTCAGGGAGTATCGGATTGCCATGTACAATTACCACAGAAAAGGACTCGATATTTTGGCGGACAATAACAGTACGGGAAAACAAATCATTATGGGGAGCCTTCGCCTGTTCGAAACATTGATCAGTAGAAGACCGAACGCATTTTTGATTCAAACTTTTTTCGATGCCAAATCCGAGGAAATCCAAAACATCTTTTCCGATGGCCCCAAGGTGGATGTTGTAAAACTTAAAGAAACCTTGAACAAGGTGGCCCCATTTTACTCTAGCACTTGGAATGAGATAAAATACTAG
- the coaBC gene encoding bifunctional phosphopantothenoylcysteine decarboxylase/phosphopantothenate--cysteine ligase CoaBC: MLGGKNILLGISGGIAAYKTTFLVRLLIKAGAQVKVVMTQSASSFVSPLTLSSLSKNPVLLDFINEEDGSLSWNNHVELGLWADIMIIAPATANTLSKMANGTCDNLLLATYLSAKCPVYFAPAMDLDMYKHPSTEASIKKLESYGNSLIPAESGELASGLHGEGRMAEPENIISFVQNDLSKGLPLSGKQVLITAGPTHEAIDPVRFLGNRSTGTMGFELAKKAADLGANVILVSGPTHLNVNHNNIQLIRVASAQNMYEACHEHYGDADIAICAAAVADYRPKSIASEKLKKKDDDLNIELERTPDILMSLGEVKTTQFLVGFALETQNELENAKNKLKRKNLDGIVLNSLKDDGAGFGGHTNKITFIDKNSGIKTFDLKTKPEVASDIWEEIISRIHA, translated from the coding sequence ATGCTGGGCGGTAAAAATATCCTTTTGGGAATTTCCGGGGGAATTGCCGCGTACAAAACCACATTTCTGGTAAGGTTACTGATCAAAGCTGGTGCACAGGTCAAAGTTGTTATGACCCAGAGCGCCAGCTCTTTTGTTTCTCCACTTACGCTTTCCTCCCTTTCCAAAAATCCGGTCTTGCTCGATTTTATAAATGAGGAAGACGGGAGTCTGTCATGGAACAACCACGTGGAACTTGGCCTTTGGGCGGATATCATGATCATAGCCCCGGCCACGGCCAATACCCTTTCCAAAATGGCCAATGGAACCTGCGACAACCTGTTGTTGGCCACATATTTGTCAGCTAAATGTCCGGTATATTTTGCACCGGCGATGGATTTGGATATGTACAAGCACCCTTCTACCGAGGCTTCTATAAAAAAACTGGAATCCTATGGAAACAGTTTGATTCCTGCCGAGTCTGGCGAACTTGCCAGTGGTTTGCATGGCGAAGGCCGAATGGCAGAACCTGAAAATATAATTTCTTTTGTACAAAATGATTTAAGCAAAGGACTTCCTTTGTCTGGCAAGCAAGTATTGATTACCGCAGGACCAACACACGAGGCAATCGACCCTGTTCGCTTTTTGGGCAATCGTTCTACTGGCACCATGGGTTTTGAATTGGCCAAGAAAGCGGCCGACCTGGGGGCAAATGTAATTTTAGTGTCAGGTCCAACGCATTTGAACGTAAATCATAATAATATCCAATTGATTCGGGTGGCCTCTGCACAAAATATGTACGAAGCCTGTCACGAACACTATGGGGATGCCGACATTGCTATATGTGCTGCCGCGGTGGCAGATTATCGTCCTAAGTCCATTGCTTCCGAAAAATTGAAGAAGAAGGACGACGATTTAAATATTGAACTGGAACGTACACCGGATATTTTAATGTCGCTTGGGGAGGTAAAGACCACCCAGTTCTTAGTAGGTTTTGCCTTAGAGACTCAAAATGAGCTTGAAAATGCCAAAAACAAACTCAAAAGAAAGAATTTGGACGGCATTGTGCTAAATTCATTAAAAGACGATGGCGCGGGATTTGGGGGGCACACGAATAAAATTACCTTTATAGATAAGAATTCGGGGATAAAAACGTTTGATTTGAAAACGAAGCCCGAAGTGGCTTCCGATATTTGGGAAGAAATTATCTCCAGAATCCATGCGTAA
- a CDS encoding DNA-directed RNA polymerase subunit omega, whose translation MQDLKNTKAPVSTVTLNKNEFDAKTENVYEAISIVAKRAVQINSDIKKELLEKLEEFATYSDSLEEVFENKEQIEVSKFYEKLPKPHALAVQEWLEDKIYHRNTEKDS comes from the coding sequence ATGCAAGATTTGAAAAACACCAAGGCACCGGTTTCCACTGTTACTCTTAACAAAAACGAGTTCGACGCAAAGACCGAAAATGTTTATGAAGCCATTTCGATTGTGGCAAAAAGAGCGGTTCAGATCAACTCCGATATTAAAAAAGAGTTGTTGGAAAAGCTAGAGGAATTTGCCACGTACAGCGATAGCTTGGAAGAGGTATTCGAAAACAAGGAGCAAATAGAGGTTTCCAAGTTTTACGAGAAACTGCCAAAACCACATGCGCTTGCCGTACAAGAGTGGTTGGAAGATAAAATCTACCATAGAAACACAGAGAAAGACTCTTAA
- a CDS encoding outer membrane protein assembly factor BamD: protein MFLKMRSILLFCLVAVFLVSCSEYQKVLKETDVKAKYDMAEKLYNEGDYKRAVRLFEQIAPKYVGKPQGERVMFFFADSYFKNKDYYLAGYQFERFVKSYPRSDKIQEASFLGAKSYYMLSPRYSLDQSETDKALAKLQTFINNYSESEYFEEANTMAKELTAKKEKKQIEIAKQFNKLGEFNLPVLVSAITAFDNFITDNPGSIYREEALYYRIEASTLLALNSTEDKKKERLEDALSSYKNLMRYFPETQFKKEADKLAETVREELSAYQNTTLSK, encoded by the coding sequence ATGTTTTTGAAAATGAGGTCAATACTTCTCTTCTGTTTAGTAGCAGTTTTTCTCGTATCCTGCAGCGAGTACCAAAAGGTACTTAAGGAAACCGATGTAAAGGCCAAGTACGATATGGCCGAAAAACTTTATAACGAAGGTGATTATAAAAGAGCGGTGCGTCTGTTCGAACAGATAGCGCCAAAGTATGTGGGCAAACCACAAGGGGAGAGGGTTATGTTTTTCTTTGCGGATTCTTATTTCAAGAACAAGGATTATTATTTGGCCGGATACCAGTTCGAACGTTTTGTAAAGTCGTATCCACGTAGCGATAAAATCCAAGAAGCCAGTTTCTTGGGCGCAAAAAGCTATTATATGCTTTCCCCGAGGTATTCGCTGGATCAGTCGGAAACAGATAAGGCATTGGCAAAACTCCAGACATTCATCAATAATTATTCGGAATCGGAGTATTTTGAGGAAGCCAATACAATGGCCAAGGAGTTAACGGCGAAAAAAGAAAAGAAACAAATTGAGATTGCCAAGCAGTTCAATAAACTGGGAGAATTTAACTTGCCGGTTTTGGTTTCCGCCATCACGGCATTCGACAATTTTATCACAGATAATCCAGGTTCCATTTACAGGGAAGAAGCGCTATACTACAGGATAGAAGCTTCCACTCTGTTGGCATTGAACAGTACGGAGGATAAGAAAAAGGAGCGCTTGGAAGACGCGCTCAGTTCCTATAAAAATTTAATGCGTTATTTTCCAGAAACGCAGTTTAAGAAAGAAGCTGATAAGCTCGCGGAAACAGTTCGAGAAGAATTGAGCGCTTATCAAAATACCACATTGTCCAAATAA
- the dapA gene encoding 4-hydroxy-tetrahydrodipicolinate synthase — MEQFVGTGVALVTPFKDDFSVDANALAKIVEYNIQGGTDYLVVLGTTAETATLSPADKQLVVDVVVRTNAGRLPLVLGVGGNNTMAVVKDLQMLDLSDFDAILSVSPYYNKPTQEGIYQHFKKIASTSPVPIILYNVPSRTGSNMLPETTLRLAKDFPNIVAIKEACGEMAQIDKIIQQKPEGFLVISGDDSTALPTVLAGGSGVISVLGQGLPSLFSEMIQLGLDGSAKKAFQIHHTLSPLMGQIFEEGNPAGIKSIFEHKGICTAAVRLPLVEASQNLKEKINNSLKKLDKAAV; from the coding sequence ATGGAGCAGTTTGTTGGAACAGGTGTGGCCTTGGTCACTCCTTTCAAAGATGATTTTTCGGTGGATGCAAATGCACTGGCAAAAATTGTTGAATACAATATTCAGGGCGGCACGGATTATTTGGTGGTATTGGGCACAACGGCCGAAACGGCCACACTTTCCCCGGCCGATAAACAATTGGTGGTCGATGTTGTAGTACGGACCAACGCGGGTAGACTGCCGTTGGTTTTGGGTGTTGGCGGGAACAATACGATGGCTGTGGTCAAAGATCTGCAAATGTTAGATCTTTCCGATTTTGATGCGATCTTATCTGTTTCGCCCTATTACAACAAACCAACACAGGAAGGGATTTATCAACACTTTAAAAAGATTGCCAGCACATCGCCCGTTCCAATAATCCTCTATAATGTACCCTCGAGGACAGGAAGCAACATGTTGCCCGAGACAACGTTGAGATTGGCAAAGGATTTTCCCAACATTGTGGCCATAAAAGAAGCATGCGGGGAAATGGCTCAGATAGATAAGATCATTCAGCAAAAACCAGAGGGATTTTTGGTGATTTCCGGAGACGATTCCACAGCTTTACCTACCGTTCTGGCAGGTGGGTCCGGTGTGATTTCCGTTTTGGGCCAAGGTTTGCCCTCCCTTTTTTCTGAAATGATACAATTGGGATTGGATGGTAGCGCCAAGAAAGCATTCCAAATCCATCATACATTATCTCCGTTGATGGGTCAGATTTTTGAAGAAGGAAACCCGGCAGGAATCAAAAGTATCTTTGAGCATAAGGGAATCTGCACAGCCGCTGTTAGGTTGCCATTGGTCGAAGCCTCCCAAAACCTTAAGGAGAAAATCAACAATTCATTGAAAAAACTGGACAAGGCCGCTGTTTAA
- a CDS encoding DUF6913 domain-containing protein, whose protein sequence is MFLKGLQDKFKVKSGLKYLKEEMEKPPKSVTREKGVASIGCIVDVDSFSKAEVFYELIEEFSLRPNAIKIIGYKSEYDKNSPYAIQMFSDKDLGWKGQIENGYVLEFLGREYDILINYYERDSLMMKLLSVKTPARLKVGLAAQDPKVNDLILNTPLNDFELFKSELKKYLKVLKEI, encoded by the coding sequence ATGTTTTTGAAAGGACTCCAAGACAAATTTAAAGTTAAATCCGGGCTAAAATATTTAAAGGAGGAAATGGAAAAACCTCCTAAGTCCGTGACCAGGGAGAAGGGAGTTGCCAGCATTGGCTGTATAGTGGATGTGGACAGTTTCTCCAAAGCGGAGGTCTTTTATGAACTGATCGAAGAGTTTTCGTTAAGGCCCAATGCCATTAAGATCATCGGCTATAAAAGTGAGTACGATAAAAACTCGCCCTACGCCATTCAAATGTTTTCGGACAAGGATCTTGGCTGGAAAGGGCAAATAGAAAATGGCTATGTTCTTGAGTTTTTGGGACGGGAGTACGATATCCTTATCAATTATTACGAAAGAGATAGTTTAATGATGAAGCTGTTGTCCGTTAAAACACCTGCCCGGCTAAAGGTCGGTCTCGCTGCCCAAGACCCCAAGGTCAACGATTTGATTTTAAATACACCCTTGAACGATTTTGAATTGTTCAAGAGCGAATTAAAAAAGTATTTAAAGGTCTTAAAAGAAATTTAA
- a CDS encoding 5'-nucleotidase C-terminal domain-containing protein codes for MIFTKVNIIPRRLNKDTLVKILKIKHFVIFITLIVVVSCKNDAVQLTEIKGKQIPVDTTFTGNDSIEKYIAPFRSRINEVLDSTLAYAPQPLLLNDGKRNTSMGNLMADIVFEETAPVFNSRTGKELDFVVLNAGGVRSIISQGNVSARNAYEVMPFENYIVVVELSGSAARKLIDFVAKSSRPHPVSRLQILTDKNRSLESVNIKGQPFDESRNYYVATSDYLVNGGPSVGFFDEIVSTTEIDYLLRNAIIDHLKKVDTLKSEVDDRIKQLD; via the coding sequence ATGATTTTTACAAAGGTAAATATTATACCAAGACGACTTAACAAAGATACGCTTGTGAAGATTTTAAAAATTAAACACTTTGTTATATTTATAACATTGATTGTTGTGGTTTCATGCAAAAATGATGCTGTCCAACTAACAGAAATCAAGGGAAAGCAGATTCCTGTGGACACCACCTTTACCGGAAACGATTCCATTGAAAAGTATATTGCTCCTTTCCGAAGTAGGATAAATGAAGTACTGGACAGTACATTGGCCTACGCCCCCCAACCTCTTTTATTGAACGATGGGAAACGCAACACATCCATGGGCAACCTAATGGCGGATATCGTTTTTGAAGAAACTGCGCCCGTATTTAATTCCAGAACCGGAAAAGAACTGGATTTTGTTGTACTTAACGCCGGTGGTGTTCGCTCCATAATCTCGCAGGGCAACGTAAGTGCAAGAAACGCATATGAAGTAATGCCTTTTGAAAACTATATCGTGGTAGTAGAACTGAGCGGTTCGGCCGCTAGGAAACTTATTGATTTTGTAGCCAAATCTTCGAGACCCCACCCCGTTTCCCGATTACAGATTTTAACGGACAAAAACCGTTCCTTGGAGTCCGTAAATATTAAAGGGCAACCTTTTGATGAAAGTCGAAATTACTACGTGGCCACCTCCGATTACTTGGTAAATGGAGGTCCGAGCGTTGGCTTTTTCGACGAAATCGTTTCCACAACAGAAATCGATTATCTTCTGCGCAATGCCATCATCGACCACCTAAAAAAAGTGGATACCCTAAAATCTGAAGTAGACGACCGCATAAAACAATTGGATTAA
- a CDS encoding metallophosphatase translates to MKRRDFITNTTAASTLVGLGGLSLASCTNLGKKHITILHTNDVHSHIDSFPNSHSKYPNLGGVARRATLVEQIRNENPNTLLFDAGDIFQGTPYFNFYGGELEFKLMSALNYDAATVGNHDFDNGIDGLLAQMPNASFEMISANYDFSNTVMDGYVKPYKIYTVDGIKIGVYGLGIELDGLVTKKLYKETQYLDPFDIALDMEKKLKEEEQCDLIVCLSHLGYDYKEPDRPCDTRLAQQTYHTDLIIGGHTHTFLDQPDVRINQNGNSVLVNQVGCYGINVGRIDFYFDADSKASAKGVSIRV, encoded by the coding sequence ATGAAAAGAAGAGATTTTATAACCAATACCACCGCTGCCTCCACATTGGTGGGGCTTGGCGGCCTTAGCTTGGCCTCATGCACCAACCTGGGCAAAAAGCATATCACGATTTTGCACACCAACGATGTGCACAGCCATATCGATTCTTTTCCCAATTCCCATTCCAAATATCCTAATTTGGGCGGAGTGGCCCGCAGGGCCACCTTAGTGGAACAAATTCGCAACGAAAATCCGAACACGCTGTTGTTTGATGCCGGGGATATTTTTCAAGGTACTCCCTATTTTAACTTTTATGGTGGTGAATTGGAGTTTAAACTAATGAGCGCCCTTAACTATGATGCCGCCACGGTGGGCAATCATGATTTTGATAATGGAATTGATGGCTTATTGGCCCAAATGCCCAATGCCTCCTTTGAAATGATCTCGGCCAATTACGACTTTTCCAATACCGTAATGGATGGTTACGTGAAGCCTTACAAAATTTATACTGTGGATGGCATAAAAATAGGTGTTTACGGACTCGGGATAGAGTTAGATGGTCTGGTAACCAAAAAACTGTACAAGGAAACCCAATATCTGGATCCTTTTGATATCGCCTTGGACATGGAAAAAAAACTAAAAGAGGAGGAACAATGTGATTTGATCGTTTGCCTCTCTCATTTGGGTTATGACTACAAAGAACCGGATAGACCGTGCGATACTCGATTGGCACAGCAAACGTACCACACCGACCTTATCATTGGTGGGCATACCCACACCTTTTTGGACCAGCCCGATGTGCGTATCAACCAAAACGGCAATTCAGTACTGGTGAACCAAGTGGGCTGCTACGGTATCAATGTAGGGCGAATCGATTTTTATTTTGATGCCGATAGTAAAGCCTCTGCCAAGGGAGTGAGTATTAGGGTTTAG
- the ligA gene encoding NAD-dependent DNA ligase LigA, which yields MNIQEQIASLRNELREHNYKYYVLDEPSISDYEFDMKLKELQKLEEEHPEYYDAASPSLRVGGMVTKNFETVAHEHRMYSLDNSYSKEDLEDWEKRIQRILGDVEVEFTCELKYDGASISLTYENGKLVKAVTRGDGFQGDDVTNNIKTIKSVPLQLKGDYPSKFDIRGEIILTLEGFAKMNAERVEAGEDPYMNPRNTASGSLKLQDSALVAQRPLECLLYSVVGDNLGINSQFEMLEKARSWGFKVPTVAKLCKSTDEVLQFVNHWDTNRHHLPYETDGVVVKVNSLQQQEELGYTAKSPRWAMAYKFKAEQAVTILNKITYQVGRTGAITPVANLEPVLLAGTTVKRASLHNADQIAKLDVREGDTVFVEKGGEIIPKIVGVDFTQRSPDSNPTQYIAHCPECGTELIRKEGEAQHFCPNDVGCPPQITGRIQHFISRKAMDIEGLGGETVELLFKEGLIQNYADLYTLTKEQILPLERMADKSAENLVNGVQASKTIPFERVLFALGIRYVGETVAKKLAKAFKDIDALMTASHEELVAVDEIGDRIAESVLDFFSEPANVQVVDRLKSYGLQFSLSEEQLENQTELLKGQTFVVSGVFETISRNDLKKMIEDNGGKVSSSISSKTSFLVAGDKMGPSKRTKAETLGVPIISEQEFLQKLEV from the coding sequence ATGAACATTCAAGAACAAATAGCATCGCTTCGTAACGAACTTCGAGAACACAATTATAAATATTATGTGCTCGACGAGCCTTCCATTTCCGATTATGAGTTCGATATGAAGCTCAAGGAACTCCAAAAATTGGAAGAAGAACATCCGGAATATTATGATGCCGCATCACCAAGTCTGCGAGTAGGTGGTATGGTCACCAAAAATTTTGAAACCGTTGCCCATGAACATCGTATGTATTCTTTGGACAATTCGTATTCCAAGGAGGATTTGGAAGATTGGGAAAAACGTATCCAGCGGATTTTGGGCGATGTGGAAGTAGAATTCACATGTGAACTCAAGTATGACGGGGCCTCTATCAGTCTAACCTATGAAAATGGAAAATTGGTCAAAGCCGTTACCCGTGGCGATGGTTTTCAGGGGGATGATGTAACCAACAACATCAAGACCATAAAATCCGTTCCCTTGCAGTTAAAAGGGGATTATCCATCAAAATTTGACATTAGGGGCGAGATTATTTTGACACTCGAAGGTTTTGCTAAAATGAACGCCGAGCGGGTGGAAGCAGGGGAAGACCCCTACATGAACCCGAGAAATACGGCTTCCGGCAGTTTAAAATTACAAGATAGTGCCTTGGTGGCACAGCGTCCGTTGGAATGTCTGCTATATAGTGTGGTTGGCGACAATTTGGGAATCAATTCGCAGTTCGAGATGTTGGAGAAAGCGCGTTCTTGGGGATTTAAGGTCCCAACCGTGGCCAAATTGTGTAAATCCACCGATGAGGTGCTTCAATTTGTAAATCATTGGGACACAAACCGCCATCATCTGCCCTACGAAACGGATGGTGTAGTGGTCAAGGTGAACAGTTTGCAACAACAAGAGGAATTGGGTTATACGGCGAAGTCGCCCCGTTGGGCCATGGCCTATAAATTTAAGGCTGAGCAGGCCGTAACCATTCTCAATAAGATAACCTATCAAGTGGGGCGTACCGGCGCGATCACCCCTGTTGCCAATCTTGAACCGGTTTTGCTGGCAGGGACTACGGTAAAGCGCGCATCCTTGCACAATGCGGACCAAATAGCCAAGTTGGACGTTCGCGAAGGGGATACCGTTTTTGTGGAAAAGGGAGGAGAGATTATTCCAAAAATTGTGGGGGTTGATTTTACCCAACGCAGTCCAGACTCAAACCCCACCCAGTATATTGCCCATTGCCCTGAATGCGGAACGGAACTGATCCGAAAAGAGGGCGAAGCCCAACATTTTTGCCCCAATGATGTAGGTTGCCCGCCGCAGATAACCGGCAGGATCCAACATTTTATTTCGAGAAAAGCCATGGATATTGAAGGTTTGGGGGGAGAAACCGTGGAATTATTGTTTAAAGAGGGTTTGATTCAGAACTATGCTGACCTTTACACGTTGACCAAAGAACAAATTCTACCATTGGAACGAATGGCGGATAAATCTGCTGAAAATTTGGTGAATGGAGTGCAAGCTTCAAAAACCATTCCGTTTGAACGTGTCCTTTTTGCTTTAGGAATTAGATATGTTGGAGAAACCGTGGCCAAAAAATTGGCAAAGGCATTCAAGGATATTGATGCTTTGATGACTGCTTCTCACGAAGAGCTTGTGGCTGTGGATGAAATTGGTGATAGGATAGCGGAAAGTGTACTCGATTTTTTCTCAGAACCTGCAAATGTTCAGGTGGTAGATCGATTAAAATCTTACGGTCTTCAGTTTTCGTTGTCCGAGGAGCAATTGGAAAATCAAACAGAGCTGCTAAAGGGGCAGACATTCGTTGTTTCTGGAGTATTCGAGACGATTAGCCGAAACGATTTAAAGAAGATGATAGAGGATAACGGAGGAAAAGTCTCTTCTTCCATTTCTTCAAAAACCAGTTTTTTGGTCGCAGGCGATAAAATGGGTCCCAGTAAACGGACCAAAGCGGAAACCTTAGGTGTGCCCATTATATCGGAACAGGAATTTTTGCAAAAATTGGAAGTATGA
- the prmC gene encoding peptide chain release factor N(5)-glutamine methyltransferase — translation MQLKEVKNIFHKELGEIYPKEEIDSFFYSCIEHYLNLQRFVLAIQPGLTVLKEEEQPLFEALSELKMEKPIQYILGTAHFMDLELQVNKNVLIPRPETEELVHWILDDFPVKKPSKKDAGRSRSVISTPLNDRSFKILDIGTGSGCIAIALAKHLPGAKVYALDVSEGALSVARKNAEMSEVDITFLHHNILNPGLELEPELVFDVIVSNPPYVRELEKSQIHKNVKDFEPHTALFVPDNDPLVFYRAITDFAEKYLSKKGKLYFEINQYLGDETKALFHTQHFSEIEMRNDIFGNPRMLKADRK, via the coding sequence ATGCAACTAAAAGAAGTCAAAAACATTTTCCATAAGGAATTGGGCGAGATTTACCCAAAAGAAGAGATCGATTCTTTTTTTTACTCTTGTATAGAGCATTATCTAAATCTGCAACGTTTTGTTTTGGCCATACAGCCCGGTTTAACCGTGTTAAAAGAAGAGGAGCAGCCGCTTTTTGAAGCTTTGTCCGAACTAAAAATGGAGAAACCCATACAGTATATATTGGGAACTGCCCATTTTATGGACCTGGAATTACAAGTAAATAAAAATGTACTGATTCCACGGCCCGAAACAGAGGAATTGGTTCATTGGATTCTGGATGATTTTCCAGTGAAAAAACCGTCTAAAAAGGACGCTGGGCGAAGTCGAAGCGTAATTTCGACCCCGCTCAATGACCGTTCGTTTAAAATTCTTGACATTGGAACAGGAAGCGGGTGCATTGCAATAGCATTGGCCAAACATCTACCGGGTGCTAAAGTATATGCACTGGATGTTTCCGAGGGAGCGTTGAGCGTTGCTCGAAAAAATGCGGAAATGAGCGAAGTGGATATTACATTTTTGCACCATAACATTCTGAATCCTGGACTTGAACTTGAGCCTGAACTTGTGTTTGATGTAATTGTATCCAACCCACCCTATGTCAGGGAGTTGGAAAAAAGTCAAATCCATAAAAATGTGAAAGATTTTGAACCCCATACGGCGCTATTTGTCCCAGATAACGACCCATTGGTGTTTTACAGGGCAATTACAGATTTTGCTGAAAAATATTTATCAAAAAAAGGAAAGTTGTATTTTGAGATCAATCAATATTTGGGAGACGAGACCAAAGCGCTTTTCCACACCCAGCACTTTTCAGAAATTGAAATGCGCAATGATATTTTTGGTAACCCGAGAATGCTAAAAGCTGATAGAAAATGA
- a CDS encoding GNAT family N-acetyltransferase, translated as MGDMAIREITPDDNPQVAQVIRKVFEDMGIPKVGTAYADKSLDDMFSAYNVPKAAYFVVEHQGRIVGCAGVAQLDNYDGNVCELQKMYFLEEARGKGLGAQMIHVCLKKAKEFGFEACYLETMPYMEAAQKLYKKNGFDYIDAPMGSTGHYSCPVWMLKKL; from the coding sequence ATGGGAGATATGGCGATTCGTGAAATAACCCCCGATGACAACCCTCAGGTGGCCCAGGTAATACGCAAAGTTTTTGAAGATATGGGAATTCCCAAAGTGGGCACTGCCTATGCCGATAAATCCTTGGATGATATGTTTTCAGCTTACAATGTGCCCAAAGCAGCTTATTTTGTGGTGGAGCACCAAGGAAGGATTGTCGGATGCGCCGGTGTAGCACAACTGGACAACTACGATGGCAACGTATGCGAGTTGCAAAAAATGTATTTTTTGGAAGAGGCCAGAGGGAAAGGGTTGGGCGCGCAAATGATCCATGTATGCTTGAAAAAAGCAAAGGAGTTCGGTTTTGAGGCATGTTATCTGGAAACCATGCCTTATATGGAAGCGGCGCAAAAACTGTACAAAAAGAACGGATTTGACTATATCGATGCCCCAATGGGCAGTACGGGACATTATTCCTGTCCGGTCTGGATGCTTAAAAAATTATAA